One genomic window of Stigmatella ashevillena includes the following:
- a CDS encoding MarR family winged helix-turn-helix transcriptional regulator gives MASERPSVGTQLSFALYGAANRMVRMHKPFLEPLGLTFPQYLVILELLDSAPLSVGALGARLDMDTGTITPLIKRLGAAGLVTRTRDPADERRVMVDLTSRSRALEAEVRSINGKIKSACQLTDRGIDELRRTLEALAHPATE, from the coding sequence ATGGCATCCGAGCGACCGAGCGTTGGCACACAGCTTTCCTTCGCGCTTTACGGCGCGGCGAACCGGATGGTGCGCATGCACAAGCCATTCCTTGAGCCGCTGGGTCTGACCTTCCCCCAGTACCTCGTGATCCTCGAACTGCTGGATAGCGCGCCACTTTCCGTCGGCGCCCTCGGGGCCCGCCTCGACATGGACACGGGCACGATCACGCCGCTGATCAAACGACTCGGTGCAGCCGGCTTGGTCACGCGGACGCGCGACCCCGCCGACGAACGCCGCGTGATGGTCGACCTGACTTCCCGCAGCCGTGCCCTCGAAGCCGAGGTCCGGAGCATCAACGGCAAGATCAAGTCCGCCTGCCAGCTCACCGACCGGGGCATCGACGAGCTTCGTCGCACGCTGGAAGCACTGGCGCACCCGGCGACCGAATAA
- a CDS encoding NAD(P)-binding domain-containing protein has product MKIGIMGTGHIGKILVQKLSVAGHDVKVANSRGPETIGADVLALGGRAVSAADTVADVNAVIISIPPNRIPQIAPLIAKLSADTVVIDTSNYHPFRDGKIDAIEAGQV; this is encoded by the coding sequence ATGAAGATTGGCATCATGGGCACTGGCCACATCGGGAAGATCTTGGTCCAGAAGTTGAGTGTGGCCGGACATGACGTGAAGGTAGCCAACTCCCGTGGCCCGGAGACGATCGGGGCCGACGTGCTGGCCTTGGGCGGACGCGCGGTCTCGGCGGCGGACACGGTGGCGGACGTCAACGCGGTGATCATCTCCATCCCCCCGAACCGGATTCCCCAGATCGCGCCGCTGATCGCCAAGCTGTCGGCCGATACGGTTGTCATCGACACCTCAAACTACCATCCGTTTCGCGACGGGAAGATCGACGCCATCGAGGCGGGTCAGGTCTAG
- a CDS encoding quinone oxidoreductase family protein, with amino-acid sequence MKVWRAERFGKPSDVLKLVDIDVPVPGPGEALLRVLATNIGLPDRMMLEGRYFLVPAPPVTPGQEVVGIVKAAGRDYPFPIGTRVIGGTNFTSGSGGLAEYCLSPGCGAVPASDDMPDEHAAAFLGTFHVAYVGLVNRARARPGESLLVLGGSGGTGSTAIQLAKALGLTVIATVRDGKKAAYCRQQGADHVIDIGTGSLDEQVRALTGGKGADIVYDTVGSTLADQALDAIAIGGRYILIGFAGGSAFPTVEPFKILTHGISVTGALHSVRTAEERDDALTTLGRLFSEGKIFMPIDKIISFAEVPEALDRLGGAVNGKLIARIGDQGS; translated from the coding sequence ATGAAGGTTTGGCGAGCCGAGAGATTCGGCAAACCCAGTGATGTCTTGAAGTTGGTCGATATCGACGTTCCTGTTCCAGGACCAGGAGAGGCACTGCTCAGGGTTTTGGCGACAAATATCGGCCTGCCTGACCGCATGATGCTGGAAGGCCGCTATTTCCTCGTGCCGGCACCGCCGGTGACCCCGGGTCAGGAGGTCGTCGGTATCGTCAAAGCGGCAGGACGCGACTATCCCTTTCCGATCGGCACGCGGGTGATCGGTGGCACCAATTTCACCAGCGGCTCGGGCGGCTTGGCGGAATATTGCCTGTCCCCGGGCTGCGGCGCGGTGCCAGCGTCCGATGACATGCCCGACGAGCATGCGGCAGCCTTCCTGGGAACATTCCACGTCGCTTATGTCGGGCTGGTCAATCGCGCTCGTGCAAGGCCGGGCGAGTCGCTGTTAGTGCTTGGCGGATCAGGCGGGACCGGTTCGACCGCGATCCAGCTCGCCAAAGCGTTGGGCCTCACCGTGATCGCCACCGTGCGCGACGGGAAAAAGGCCGCGTACTGCCGTCAGCAAGGCGCCGACCATGTCATCGACATTGGGACCGGTTCGCTGGACGAGCAGGTCCGCGCGCTGACCGGAGGCAAAGGCGCCGACATCGTCTATGACACGGTCGGGTCGACATTAGCCGACCAAGCGCTCGACGCGATTGCCATCGGCGGACGTTATATCCTGATTGGATTTGCCGGCGGTTCGGCTTTCCCCACGGTCGAGCCCTTCAAAATCCTGACGCATGGCATCTCCGTCACCGGCGCTTTGCACAGCGTGCGCACCGCTGAGGAGCGCGATGACGCGCTCACCACACTTGGTCGTCTGTTCTCCGAAGGTAAGATCTTCATGCCGATCGACAAGATCATATCGTTCGCTGAAGTCCCCGAGGCTCTCGACCGTCTGGGAGGTGCGGTCAACGGCAAGTTGATCGCCCGTATCGGCGACCAGGGTTCCTGA